One genomic segment of Myxocyprinus asiaticus isolate MX2 ecotype Aquarium Trade chromosome 14, UBuf_Myxa_2, whole genome shotgun sequence includes these proteins:
- the soul5 gene encoding heme-binding protein 2, translated as MICLTGVIVLLLTVTVEGRVGNSSSPSSFCTETKECFLFDLVCVGDGYEVRHYDAAKWVTAEAESYFMEIAMPRAFRKLFKYITGENEAGAKIDMTAPVLIKVKESVSMWQSSVYVMSFLLPSDYQTNPPKPTDPSVYLTDTPDMNVYVRSYGGWMISVVSKSQAQRLKTALDNVQASYETEYHYDVGYNSPMKIVNRHNEAWYIVKGEPVCPKPE; from the exons AT gatttgCCTGACAGGAGTGATCGTGTTGCTCTTAACAGTGACTGTTGAGGGAAGGGTTGg AAACTCAAGTAGTCCGTCCAGTTTTTGCACAGAGACTAAGGAATGCTTTCTCTTTGACTTGGTGTGTGTGGGAGATGGTTATGAG GTACGCCACTATGATGCTGCTAAGTGGGTGACCGCAGAAGCTGAATCCTATTTCATGGAAATAGCAATGCCAAGAGCCTTCAGGAAACTTTTCAAATACATCACTGGAGAAAATGAGGCTG GTGCCAAGATTGACATGACTGCCCCGGTCCTCATTAAAGTTAAAGAAAGTGTGAGCATGTGGCAGTCATCAGTGTATGTGATGAGTTTCCTGCTCCCATCTGACTACCAGACCAACCCACCCAAACCTACTGATCCATCG GTATACCTTACAGACACCCCTGATATGAATGTGTACGTCAGGAGCTATGGTGGCTGGATGATATCAGTTGTCTCTAAATCACAGGCTCAGCGTCTAAAGACAGCACTAGACAATGTACAGGCATCCTACGAGACAGAGTATCACTATGATGTCGGCTATAACAG CCCAATGAAGATTGTGAACAGACACAATGAGGCGTGGTACATTGTTAAGGGTGAGCCTGTGTGCCCTAAACCTGAATAA